The Tripterygium wilfordii isolate XIE 37 chromosome 21, ASM1340144v1, whole genome shotgun sequence genome segment tgaaaaatgaaactgAAATTAAGGTCAATGACAAAATCACAAATTGTCATGTTGTTAATTAAGAgtttaaaagaacaaaaagtaaTCATTACATTAGCCTAAATAAGATAAGCATTGCTCATGGATTATTTTTCACAAATGTTCATAGACAATTAAATCACCATGGTGGACTTTCAACTGAATTAAGGACAGATGAATACCCTTAATGCTATGCTATATAGAGTACGAATAACCTTTAACACTGTTCGCATGCTGCTCACTGGCAGAAAAGAAAACCATTTCAATGCACACCAATACGTTCTGGAGTGCTTCTTCAAGATGCTCCACATCAAGCCAGAAATTATCATGGGATCAAATTACACCGAGCGCCAGAAGAATATCAAGCATAATTCCCTGCAACAAGAATCAAACAAGCTGTTTAactaaaattttatttgcaaGAATAAAATGAACTCTTTTTTCATCAGagcaacaaaacacatattatGGACTATCTAATGTCATATATAATGACATGCATTGGCAACAAATTCAGCAAAAGACAAGGTGTTCCACAAAGAAACAGCAAACACAGTGACAAGACTCCTACCTATGTAGCACCAAGGAAAAGGGCAGAGGCAGGTGCAAGTTCCAGATACAAGAGTACAACAAAAAACATACACCACAAAGACACTCCCACAATTTACATAAGGTCAAGACATCAACTATTCAGTTAGAGTTTAAGGAACGGATTGTTCAGAACTAAAGACCAAACATGATAAATTACCTGCCAAAAGCAGAAAACAGGGCGAATCACAACTAATTGCCACTTCCAGTACTTGAGAAGCTTCAGTGGGTGATGGTTCAAACGAGCAGTTTGAGGCATAAATCATTAGATACAGCAAGTTAATATTCACATATATATTCTTACATAGCCAAGTTAACACATAGGTTGTAGGGCATTGTCTTAGCTATGAGAAACCAGCGGAAAAAATTAGTTGTCTATTGAGGCATCAAAATTAGTTGGCTGATCACAGGTTCACTCCAATGCACAAGGCTCCAGAAGTGGACGAGATCCGGGACAAGTCCGATGTACGCAGATCTTACtaccacataatatgtggggagGATATatctaggaattgaacctgtataggttgcacccctgcaacaaCTTTTATGAATACCAAATCAGTTTTGTTTCTCCCCAATATATGTTACAAATACTTCTAGGTGAACTTCGCATGCCAATTTATCTAAACGAGAGTCAACCAAGGTTGAAGCCAACAAAGAGGTTAAAACACAACGTTTTATTGGAACTTTAGGAAATTATGTTCTTCAGTTGTCCCTAGGGATGATCCATGCTTGCAAAGATCACTAAAGTTATGACATTAGTAAATATTGTGTCCATCATCAGAATCATGACTTCAATATACAGAATTTCATAGCTTCCCGAAAGAGTTAATTCCTTCGGTTTTTTCTTTTGCAGAATTCAGTAGGACAAAAGCATAACTTAAGAAAGATAATTCCTTCACCTGGAAGAGTCATTGGAAATGTATGGTGAATCTCCtattggatgtcattagtcaactttgatggctgccaaccttcaaccttgatggctgccaactttgaatgtgttcattagtcattagtcaactttgatagTTGCCaatcttcaaccttgatggctgccaactttgaatgtgttcattagtcattaattgtgttcacatatcattagtcagtaacatagctagaagtgcggagatgcatatgatcttgttactatatatactagggttgtaattccataaatgttaagaatacaaaaacacttattcttccatatcttccttttcttcatctCCCTACCCGATCTCATCTGGCACTATGTTTTTACTTGAGGATATGTTCAGATGACCCGACAACAAAGCAACGAACTTAGCTATCTCCTGCAATTCATACACTGAAAATCTCAGTCGCCAAAAGTTGCAAgataaatgaaattattgaaTTCTTCGCAGAAAAATTGATTGTAAACTTAGACAGAAGAACACAGGTTATGGCCATCCTGATCTAGGAGTCTTACCAATTCTTCACAGGATTCCTTAATTGactccaagaacatgaaaaatgcTTTTCTTCCCCGAAGATCTAGTAACCCAGCATAAGAGTCAACAGCATATATAGGAGCCTTTAGTACGATAAGTAATATAGCCTTTTGTTCCTCGGCCTTCTTCCAGCAGAGTAGATGCTTCGACATAACTTGTACCGAAAAATGCGTTGTAAGCACCACACAGATTGTGGATCGAAGTAGAGCGAGTTGCCCTGGATTCATTGTATTTGTAACTGAAACTCTAGTCAACTACAAAGTAACTCTGGAACTAGGACCTGCAGCAGGAGAACTTTATTTAAACTCTAAGAGCATCACCAATGTGGATTACAGAGAAACGTCTAGGGCTCTATGAATTATTTAGAATGgaagaaacaaagagaaaatataTGCTAGCATGAGAACATGCAGATCTTCCTAACAATAGAGCTTTGAGCtatgtaaattaaaaaattaaaaaaccctAAAGTTAGCAGTTCAAAGATTACGAAGTAAGTTTATCAGATTGTTTCAGCTTATTTTCCGTACCTTCCATCACTTCAAAATACTATAAAAGTAGAACAACGTCTTATATTGGAATGGCCTTATTAAGTTCAACAATAGAGTTATAGCAAGCATCTCCCAGACATATATAAATGTAGCTTTCAATTCCACTTTTTGATGCCATTTCCATGAATATAGCAAACAAAATTTAGGTTTCCCTTTGTGAAAAATAGCTTATCAAATGTTTGAGATTTTCTCCCCAGATTATTAAGTACAAACTCAATTATGTTGCCTTTCCTTCTAGTAAAGCTCCGTTCTTGTGATCTTAAGGTTGTTTAGCTACGTATTGGACTTTGAAAAGCCGGATAATTAATGATATTTTACCGCATTTAATCAATCTTCATTGAAGAAAATTCAAACCTAACTAAAAATTTCCAAATAATATCTagcttaacaacaagaatcttGAAAACATATTCAAACACCCAACAAACCCATTGCTTAATAAGGAAATCTTTAAGGATCACAATAGTAATCCGACCCGAAAGCTTAAACAAACAATGAACAGTAAATCAAATACAAGTCATCTCCTGACTGCAGAGAATCTGAGTCTTTCCTTCAGGTTCAAAATCTTGAAACCTTGATCAGAATAAGAACTTGTTCAATTGAAGTAAATATTTCATCTTTTCCACGAATCTTAATGGTATCAATCACAATATTTCACTTTCCTCATCTTCGTCAGTTTTCTCAGGTTTACCTGCACACGGATGATGAGCATTGAGCAGGTATTtgggtttttttcttcttcttctaattgTGTTAGATATCTGCAAACACATTCAATTCAGTAGCTGAAGAAAATGCTTTTGATAGTATCGAAGGTGTGGAGACGTTTCAGTCATAGAACTATAGAAGTGTGTACTGTGTACCAGGAGGGCCCCAAATAAAAACCCGCAATTGAGGGAAATCCCGGCCCAAGCTGGTCGGCTCGTGACAGAGCTTCAAATGTGCGGGCCCGGTTCGTCGCAGGCCGACTCGACgcaccaaaaaacaaaataaaaaaaatcgaaGATTAAATAAATTAAGGGTCTGTTTGATATCTCTTTcgtttcttgtttcttgttttagtttttaaaaaatagaaaataaaa includes the following:
- the LOC119987747 gene encoding uncharacterized protein LOC119987747; this translates as MNPGQLALLRSTICVVLTTHFSVQVMSKHLLCWKKAEEQKAILLIVLKAPIYAVDSYAGLLDLRGRKAFFMFLESIKESCEELEIAKFVALLSGHLNISSSKNIVPDEIG